One Microbacterium keratanolyticum DNA window includes the following coding sequences:
- the glsA gene encoding glutaminase A: MFESDVLDVTQQASTGDLPAKSHVDDLIADAHARYAGLSDGVVADYIPILAEAEPSWFGLTLVGINGSTHSAGDADITFSIQSISKAFVFALVCEEVGHAAIHDRIGVNNTGLPFNSVMAVELNGGNPMNSMVNAGAIATTALMPGRTIAAKWENIRNGLSRFAGRALEMDDTVYESEMLTNQRNKAIARLLQSYKRLDPDPLDIVDIYTRQCALSVTATDLAIMGSTLANGGVNPITGEQVVSAWASRDTLALLASCGLYERSGEWLFEVGLPAKSGVSGGIVAVAPGKGALGAFSPPLDSAGNSIRGQRACAYLSRSLGLNLFASSTLDSFAS, encoded by the coding sequence ATGTTCGAATCGGACGTACTCGATGTCACCCAACAGGCCTCCACAGGAGACCTGCCCGCGAAGTCGCACGTCGATGACCTCATCGCGGATGCACATGCGCGGTACGCGGGTCTGTCCGATGGAGTGGTCGCCGACTACATCCCGATTCTCGCCGAGGCCGAGCCGAGCTGGTTCGGGCTGACGCTCGTCGGCATCAACGGCAGCACCCACAGCGCGGGCGATGCAGACATCACCTTCTCGATCCAGTCGATCTCGAAAGCGTTCGTGTTCGCACTGGTCTGCGAGGAGGTCGGCCATGCCGCCATCCATGACCGGATCGGCGTGAACAACACCGGGCTGCCCTTCAACTCCGTCATGGCCGTGGAGCTCAACGGCGGCAACCCCATGAACTCGATGGTGAACGCCGGGGCGATCGCGACGACAGCGCTGATGCCGGGGCGGACGATTGCTGCGAAGTGGGAGAACATCCGCAACGGGCTCTCCCGGTTCGCCGGTCGCGCGCTCGAGATGGACGACACCGTCTATGAGTCAGAGATGCTCACCAATCAACGGAACAAGGCGATCGCTCGGCTGCTGCAGAGCTACAAGCGGCTCGACCCCGATCCGCTCGACATCGTCGACATCTACACCCGGCAGTGCGCACTCTCGGTGACCGCCACCGATCTCGCGATCATGGGATCGACTCTGGCCAATGGCGGCGTGAACCCGATCACGGGCGAACAGGTCGTCTCTGCCTGGGCGAGCCGCGACACTCTCGCGCTCTTGGCCTCGTGCGGCCTGTACGAACGCTCCGGCGAGTGGCTGTTCGAGGTCGGGCTTCCCGCGAAGTCCGGCGTCTCGGGCGGCATCGTTGCGGTCGCGCCAGGAAAGGGCGCGCTCGGCGCCTTCTCTCCGCCTCTGGATTCGGCGGGCAACAGCATCCGCGGGCAGCGTGCGTGCGCCTATCTGTCCCGGTCTCTCGGCCTCAATCTCTTCGCCTCCAGCACTCTTGACAGCTTTGCCTCCTAG
- a CDS encoding MFS transporter translates to MSHTSLADDATQEKRSWGPMIGLFLAQVLMSFNVAALPISLGGMVEDFGVPPTVASSTIVVYGLAVAALVMTGAKLGQRVGWVLIFRVVIVVFAGSSVMMIVSPNVGWAIGGQVLAGAAAAIIVPALVALIAENYRGSQQATAVGSLGSARAFSGMSAFLIGGTIGTLVGWRPVFFVTLGLAVAVFLLSFSLRSDKGNREIKIDLVASALIGSAIVLLTLGFNNLNGWGIFFATETAPFTIAGFSPAPVFVIVGVILGQLFFVWTRRRMRDGKVPLVDLSVLRRPSERAAIYAMFVIVAMEASVNFTVPTYIQVVQGRTPFDTSLAMMPFNLTVFVTAMLVIRFYKKYSPRSIALFSFVLTTAALLWLAFVVNNNWETLPTILGLIVFGIGQGALVTLVFNVLVTAAPKELAGDVGSLRGTTQNLASAVGTAVMGAVLVTTLSFGVTQAVEEHPELPAELVAQVDLDQVNFVSNDNLRSVLEGTTATDEQIEAAITLNEEQRLRTLKLGFLILAGVSAAAALPASRLPKYRPDEIPA, encoded by the coding sequence ATGTCTCACACCTCGCTCGCTGACGATGCCACTCAGGAGAAGCGTTCCTGGGGGCCGATGATCGGCCTGTTCCTCGCCCAAGTGCTGATGTCGTTCAACGTCGCGGCGCTCCCGATCTCGCTCGGCGGGATGGTCGAGGACTTCGGCGTCCCGCCCACCGTCGCATCCTCCACCATCGTCGTGTACGGCCTTGCGGTGGCAGCGCTCGTGATGACCGGCGCGAAGCTGGGGCAGCGCGTCGGATGGGTGCTGATCTTCCGCGTCGTGATCGTGGTCTTCGCGGGGTCGTCGGTCATGATGATCGTCTCACCGAACGTCGGCTGGGCGATCGGCGGGCAGGTGCTCGCGGGCGCGGCGGCCGCCATCATCGTGCCTGCTCTCGTGGCTCTCATCGCCGAGAACTATCGAGGCAGCCAGCAGGCGACGGCGGTGGGATCGCTGGGATCGGCCCGCGCGTTCTCGGGCATGAGCGCCTTCCTCATCGGCGGCACGATCGGCACGCTGGTCGGCTGGCGTCCCGTGTTCTTCGTCACGCTCGGACTCGCGGTCGCCGTGTTCCTGCTGAGCTTCAGTCTGCGCAGCGACAAGGGTAACCGTGAGATCAAGATCGACCTCGTCGCATCCGCGCTCATCGGATCGGCGATCGTGCTGCTGACCCTCGGCTTCAACAACCTCAACGGCTGGGGCATCTTCTTCGCCACCGAGACCGCCCCGTTCACGATCGCCGGCTTCTCCCCCGCTCCCGTCTTCGTCATCGTCGGCGTGATCCTCGGGCAGCTGTTCTTCGTCTGGACGAGGCGGCGGATGCGCGACGGAAAGGTGCCGTTGGTCGATCTCAGCGTGCTGCGTCGCCCCAGCGAGCGTGCGGCGATCTATGCGATGTTCGTGATCGTCGCGATGGAGGCGTCCGTGAACTTCACGGTGCCGACCTACATCCAGGTCGTGCAGGGACGCACGCCGTTCGATACGTCACTGGCGATGATGCCGTTCAACCTCACGGTCTTCGTGACGGCCATGCTCGTCATCCGCTTCTACAAGAAGTACTCGCCGCGCAGCATCGCGCTGTTCTCGTTCGTGCTGACGACTGCGGCGCTGCTGTGGCTGGCGTTCGTCGTCAACAACAACTGGGAGACGCTGCCGACGATTCTCGGCCTCATCGTGTTCGGCATCGGCCAGGGCGCGCTGGTCACGCTCGTCTTCAACGTGCTCGTGACCGCGGCTCCGAAGGAGCTGGCGGGCGATGTCGGATCCCTGCGCGGCACGACACAGAACCTGGCCTCTGCCGTCGGCACGGCCGTCATGGGCGCCGTGCTCGTGACGACGCTGAGCTTCGGTGTCACACAGGCCGTGGAGGAGCACCCCGAGCTGCCCGCCGAGCTCGTCGCGCAGGTCGACCTTGACCAGGTCAACTTCGTCAGCAACGACAATCTGCGGAGCGTCCTGGAGGGAACGACGGCGACGGACGAGCAGATCGAGGCGGCGATCACCCTCAACGAGGAGCAGCGCCTGCGCACGCTCAAGCTCGGCTTCCTGATTCTTGCGGGCGTCAGCGCTGCCGCGGCGCTTCCGGCATCGCGTCTGCCGAAGTACCGGCCTGACGAGATTCCTGCCTAG
- a CDS encoding pentapeptide repeat-containing protein yields the protein MTALRRRWDAADIDDIRAQLVTQQRISRPPHTLTSRWPRTDDGLVDLRGIDAGSMGLDIRYVTLQGLDLSHARGALRTFEAELTDCHLDGVTLTGQPHLGRLFERCSFRNAKLSRASIGPKVIDVDFTGAKATRVRSVPNSVFERCAFDGADLSGAQFDGAKFIDCTFEGAVFSASTTFTRCEFVRTSVMLSPAQVRRCTVDGVMVADQWDGEAEADAALERYAKKYARAVKSGDAAEMALHDES from the coding sequence GTGACCGCACTGCGCCGCCGTTGGGATGCGGCGGATATCGATGACATCCGTGCCCAGCTGGTCACGCAGCAGCGGATCTCAAGGCCGCCGCACACGCTCACCTCGCGGTGGCCGCGGACGGATGACGGGCTCGTCGATCTGCGCGGCATCGATGCCGGATCCATGGGCCTCGACATCCGCTACGTCACCCTGCAGGGACTGGATCTGAGCCACGCACGGGGTGCGCTGCGCACGTTCGAGGCCGAGCTCACCGACTGCCACCTCGACGGGGTGACGTTGACCGGTCAGCCACATCTCGGTCGTCTTTTCGAGCGCTGCAGTTTTCGGAACGCGAAGCTCTCGCGAGCGTCGATCGGCCCGAAGGTCATCGACGTGGACTTCACAGGAGCGAAGGCCACGCGCGTGCGCTCGGTTCCGAACTCGGTCTTCGAGCGCTGCGCCTTCGACGGCGCTGACCTCTCAGGAGCCCAGTTCGACGGTGCGAAGTTCATCGACTGCACGTTCGAGGGTGCCGTGTTCTCGGCGTCGACGACGTTCACGCGGTGTGAGTTCGTGCGCACGTCCGTGATGCTCTCGCCTGCGCAGGTGAGGCGCTGCACGGTCGATGGTGTGATGGTGGCCGATCAGTGGGACGGCGAAGCCGAAGCGGATGCTGCGCTGGAACGGTACGCGAAGAAGTACGCGCGCGCGGTGAAGAGTGGGGACGCGGCGGAGATGGCGCTGCATGATGAGAGCTGA
- the paaI gene encoding hydroxyphenylacetyl-CoA thioesterase PaaI, translated as MGGVKIGPDATELRAMLQADQASAALGMVLERDEPGLAVVSMTVREDMTNGFAITHGGLVFTLADTAFAVACNEDDRVTVAQGADVSFLKSTGVGDVLTATAQRRVLRGRNGVYDITVTDQVGDVVAEVRGRAFVTGR; from the coding sequence ATGGGTGGAGTGAAGATCGGTCCGGATGCTACGGAGCTGCGCGCGATGCTGCAGGCGGATCAGGCCTCAGCAGCGCTCGGGATGGTGCTCGAGCGTGATGAGCCGGGGCTCGCCGTGGTGTCGATGACCGTGCGCGAAGACATGACGAACGGCTTCGCGATCACGCACGGGGGACTGGTCTTCACGCTTGCTGATACGGCATTCGCCGTGGCGTGCAACGAAGATGACCGCGTGACGGTGGCGCAGGGTGCGGATGTGTCGTTTCTGAAGTCGACCGGGGTGGGAGACGTGCTGACGGCGACCGCGCAGCGGAGAGTCTTGCGGGGGCGGAACGGGGTCTACGACATCACCGTGACGGATCAGGTGGGGGATGTTGTCGCGGAGGTGCGCGGGAGGGCTTTCGTCACGGGGCGGTGA
- the paaA gene encoding 1,2-phenylacetyl-CoA epoxidase subunit PaaA, which translates to MTSPADLTLVSNDELSDEERIFNELIANEQRIEPRDWMPDAYRKTLIRQISQHAHSEIIGMQPEGNWITRAPSLKRKAILMAKVQDEAGHGLYLYSAAQTLGITRDEMMDQLISGKAKYSSIFNYPTPTWADMGAIGWLVDGAAIANQVPLCRASYGPYGRAMVRVCKEESFHQRQGFEILLTLMQGSEEQKRMAQDAVNRWYWPSLAMFGPPDDQSPNSAQSMAWKIKRFTNDELRQRFVGMLVPQAEILGVTLPDPDLKWNDETGEYDMGEIDWDEFFQVLRGNGPCNAERLERRRTAHEEGAWVREAAAEYARKQALKTKAVA; encoded by the coding sequence ATGACCTCCCCCGCAGACCTCACGCTCGTCAGCAACGACGAGCTCAGCGACGAAGAGCGCATCTTCAACGAGCTCATCGCGAATGAACAGCGCATCGAGCCCCGCGACTGGATGCCGGATGCCTACCGCAAGACGCTCATCCGGCAGATCTCGCAGCACGCGCACTCCGAGATCATCGGCATGCAGCCCGAGGGCAACTGGATCACCCGCGCACCCAGCCTCAAGCGCAAGGCGATCCTCATGGCGAAGGTGCAGGACGAAGCCGGTCACGGCCTCTACCTCTACTCGGCGGCACAGACGCTCGGCATCACCCGCGACGAGATGATGGACCAGCTCATCAGCGGCAAAGCCAAGTACTCGTCGATCTTCAACTACCCCACGCCCACCTGGGCAGACATGGGTGCGATCGGGTGGCTCGTCGACGGCGCCGCCATCGCCAACCAGGTGCCACTCTGCCGCGCCTCCTACGGCCCCTACGGCCGCGCCATGGTGCGCGTCTGCAAGGAGGAGTCCTTCCACCAGCGCCAGGGTTTCGAGATTCTGCTCACCCTCATGCAGGGTTCGGAAGAGCAGAAGCGGATGGCGCAGGACGCCGTCAATCGTTGGTACTGGCCGTCGCTCGCCATGTTCGGCCCGCCGGACGACCAGTCGCCCAACTCGGCGCAGTCCATGGCCTGGAAGATCAAGCGCTTCACGAACGACGAACTGCGCCAGCGCTTCGTCGGGATGCTCGTGCCGCAGGCCGAGATCCTGGGCGTGACGCTCCCCGATCCCGACCTCAAATGGAACGACGAGACCGGCGAGTACGACATGGGCGAGATCGACTGGGACGAGTTCTTCCAGGTGCTGCGTGGCAATGGACCCTGCAACGCCGAGCGCCTCGAACGCCGCCGCACCGCACACGAAGAGGGCGCGTGGGTGCGCGAAGCCGCAGCCGAATACGCCCGCAAGCAGGCACTCAAGACGAAGGCGGTCGCCTGA
- the paaB gene encoding 1,2-phenylacetyl-CoA epoxidase subunit PaaB — MTTPGASPTEPWPLWEVFVRANRGLSHVHVGSLHAPDSDMAVRNARDLYTRRNEGVSIWVVPADAVTTSDADAKGAFFESPAGKNYRHAVYYTASEGVPHL; from the coding sequence ATGACCACTCCCGGCGCATCCCCCACCGAGCCCTGGCCCCTCTGGGAGGTCTTCGTGCGCGCGAATCGCGGCCTCAGCCACGTGCACGTCGGCTCGCTGCACGCCCCCGACTCGGACATGGCCGTGCGCAACGCGCGCGATCTCTACACCCGCCGCAACGAGGGCGTCTCGATCTGGGTCGTCCCCGCAGATGCCGTGACCACGAGCGACGCCGACGCCAAGGGTGCGTTCTTCGAGAGCCCGGCCGGCAAGAACTACCGTCACGCGGTGTACTACACCGCCTCCGAAGGGGTGCCGCACCTGTGA
- the paaC gene encoding 1,2-phenylacetyl-CoA epoxidase subunit PaaC, with amino-acid sequence MSAHDIDVHGDVHGDVTVEALRLSDELAGGTAKAPSADIAEYALWLGDDALILAQQLGAWISRAPELEEDVALGNIGLDLLGHARSLLRYAGSWDGRSEDDLAYFRDEPEFRSAWLFEQPNGDFAQTIARQFVASAYLFELYSALRHSTDPTLAAIAEKSLKEVDYHRDHSVQWLLRLAGGTEESRTRIIRAVGDVWPFVDELFRDEELIDRLGTAAVRPSTLRAGFDAVVDTVFAEAELTVPAGFSSSAGGRHGSHFTELGHLLAEMQVLARRHPGATW; translated from the coding sequence GTGAGCGCGCACGACATCGATGTGCACGGGGACGTCCACGGCGACGTCACCGTCGAAGCCCTGCGTCTCAGCGATGAGCTCGCGGGCGGCACCGCGAAAGCGCCGAGCGCCGACATCGCCGAGTACGCGCTGTGGCTCGGCGACGACGCTCTGATCCTGGCGCAGCAGCTCGGTGCTTGGATCTCCCGCGCCCCCGAACTCGAAGAAGACGTCGCCCTCGGCAACATCGGCCTCGACCTGCTCGGCCACGCCCGCTCGCTGCTCCGTTACGCGGGTTCGTGGGACGGCCGCTCCGAAGACGACCTCGCCTACTTCCGCGATGAGCCCGAGTTCCGCAGTGCCTGGCTCTTCGAGCAGCCCAACGGCGACTTCGCACAGACGATCGCACGCCAGTTCGTGGCATCCGCCTACCTCTTCGAACTGTACTCGGCCCTCCGCCACAGCACCGATCCGACGCTCGCCGCGATCGCCGAGAAGTCACTCAAAGAGGTCGACTACCACCGCGATCACTCCGTGCAGTGGCTGCTGCGCCTCGCCGGCGGCACAGAGGAATCCCGCACCCGCATCATCCGCGCCGTAGGAGACGTCTGGCCCTTCGTCGACGAGCTGTTCCGCGATGAGGAGCTGATCGACCGCCTCGGCACCGCCGCCGTGCGCCCCTCGACACTGCGCGCAGGCTTCGACGCCGTCGTCGACACCGTCTTCGCTGAGGCCGAACTGACTGTGCCCGCGGGGTTCTCCTCCTCGGCCGGCGGCCGGCACGGCTCGCACTTCACCGAGCTCGGACACCTGCTCGCCGAGATGCAGGTGCTCGCCCGCCGCCACCCCGGAGCGACCTGGTGA
- the paaD gene encoding 1,2-phenylacetyl-CoA epoxidase subunit PaaD, with the protein MTAQTPSAQRTRDDAWRIAAAVPDPEVPVLTIEDLGVLRAVTLDGDRVQVDITPTYSGCPAMDTIRDDVVLALTAAGFDDVEVRLVLSPAWTTDWMSDAGKQKLTSYGIAPPTGRAAVASGPIRLALSVRCPQCGSLDTREVSRFGSTSCKALYECRACLEPFDHFKVH; encoded by the coding sequence ATGACCGCACAGACACCCTCCGCCCAGCGCACCCGAGACGACGCCTGGCGCATCGCCGCGGCCGTCCCCGACCCAGAGGTTCCGGTTCTCACGATCGAAGACCTCGGTGTGCTGCGTGCCGTCACCCTCGACGGCGACCGCGTGCAGGTCGACATCACGCCGACGTACAGCGGATGCCCCGCGATGGACACGATCCGCGACGACGTCGTGCTCGCGCTCACCGCGGCCGGCTTCGATGACGTGGAGGTACGTCTCGTGCTCTCCCCCGCCTGGACGACCGACTGGATGAGCGACGCCGGCAAGCAGAAGCTCACGTCCTACGGCATCGCCCCACCGACCGGTCGCGCCGCCGTGGCATCCGGACCCATCCGCCTCGCGCTGAGCGTTCGGTGCCCGCAATGCGGCTCGCTCGACACCCGGGAGGTCTCGCGTTTCGGCTCGACCTCCTGCAAGGCGCTCTACGAGTGCCGCGCCTGCCTCGAACCCTTCGACCACTTCAAGGTCCACTGA
- the paaE gene encoding 1,2-phenylacetyl-CoA epoxidase subunit PaaE, which translates to MPTAPPAQKQTADAPARRRARFHTLEVQDVRPLTDDAVEVTFAVPADLVDEYDYTSGQYVALRTHLDGAEIRRSYSLCRAPQRPADGGDTTLSVGIKRDEGGAFSTWAQTELKPGFSIDVMSPQGTFTSALPAFDDKHVVGIAAGSGITPLMALAHTVLAESPTARFTLLYTNRATSDVMFLEDLAELKDRYPTRLALHHVLSREQRTAPVLSGRLDEEKLRLIFDKLVPVASVDEWFLCGPFALVDLAREILGDLGVPREHIRFELFTTGDAPAEARAARPVVVAKDAPSYRIEVTLDGVSSTVESPIDAHESVLNAALRIRPDAPFACAGGVCGTCRARVLVGSVTMTENYALEPDELERGYVLTCQSHPTSDRLVVDYDV; encoded by the coding sequence ATGCCCACCGCTCCCCCGGCTCAGAAGCAGACGGCGGATGCTCCGGCGCGACGCCGCGCCCGATTTCATACGCTTGAGGTGCAGGACGTCCGCCCGCTCACGGACGACGCCGTCGAGGTCACGTTCGCCGTGCCGGCCGACCTCGTTGACGAGTACGACTACACGTCAGGGCAGTACGTCGCCCTGCGCACGCATCTCGACGGTGCAGAGATCCGCCGTTCCTACTCGCTCTGTCGCGCACCGCAGCGCCCCGCTGACGGCGGTGACACGACTCTCAGCGTCGGCATCAAGCGCGACGAGGGCGGCGCCTTCTCGACCTGGGCACAGACCGAGTTGAAGCCCGGCTTCTCGATCGATGTCATGAGCCCGCAGGGCACCTTCACCTCCGCGCTTCCCGCGTTCGACGACAAGCACGTCGTGGGCATCGCCGCAGGGTCCGGAATCACTCCGCTCATGGCGCTCGCGCACACCGTGCTCGCCGAGTCGCCGACGGCTCGCTTCACGCTGCTCTACACGAACCGCGCGACGAGTGACGTGATGTTCCTGGAGGACCTCGCCGAACTCAAGGACCGCTATCCCACGCGCCTCGCCCTTCACCATGTGCTCTCGCGCGAGCAGCGCACGGCGCCGGTGCTCTCGGGCCGACTCGACGAGGAGAAGCTGCGCCTCATCTTCGACAAGCTCGTGCCCGTGGCATCCGTCGACGAGTGGTTCCTCTGCGGACCCTTCGCCCTCGTCGACCTCGCGCGGGAGATCCTCGGCGACCTCGGTGTGCCGCGGGAGCACATCCGCTTCGAGCTGTTCACGACAGGAGACGCACCGGCTGAGGCCCGCGCGGCGCGCCCCGTAGTCGTCGCGAAGGATGCCCCCTCGTATCGCATCGAGGTCACCCTCGACGGGGTCTCCTCCACGGTCGAGAGCCCGATCGACGCGCACGAGTCGGTGCTGAATGCGGCGCTGCGCATCCGCCCCGATGCCCCCTTCGCCTGCGCGGGTGGCGTCTGCGGCACCTGCCGCGCGCGCGTGCTCGTCGGCAGCGTCACGATGACCGAGAACTACGCGCTCGAACCCGACGAACTCGAACGCGGCTACGTGCTCACCTGCCAGTCCCACCCCACAAGCGACCGCCTCGTCGTCGACTACGACGTCTAG
- a CDS encoding enoyl-CoA hydratase/isomerase family protein: MIDLTIADDVAHVTLNAPSKLNSLDAAALAELGTAYDAAENAGVRALVLRGEGRAFCAGRDISAVDPRDDDVMGYLDGLVTPLLQRMAAFPAPTFAAAQGACLGVGLGLLIATDVVYVAEKAKIGSPFAALGATLDSGGHALFYERLGAHKTLDLIYSGRLMSGDEAVASGLFSRVFPDDDVQQATQDAAAKAARGATAAFLASKQLIARIRDERLALWDSVAIENAAQAALCDTDDYREGFAAFQQKRTPEFTGR, from the coding sequence ATGATCGACCTCACCATCGCCGACGACGTCGCCCACGTCACCCTCAACGCGCCCTCCAAGCTGAATTCCCTGGATGCTGCGGCACTCGCCGAGCTCGGCACTGCCTACGACGCCGCAGAGAACGCGGGCGTGCGGGCTCTCGTGCTGCGCGGCGAAGGGCGCGCCTTCTGCGCAGGGCGCGACATCTCCGCCGTCGATCCGCGCGATGACGACGTGATGGGGTACCTCGACGGACTCGTCACCCCGCTGCTGCAGCGCATGGCGGCATTCCCCGCGCCCACGTTCGCCGCCGCGCAGGGCGCCTGCCTCGGCGTCGGACTCGGACTGCTCATCGCGACCGACGTCGTCTATGTGGCAGAGAAGGCGAAGATCGGATCGCCCTTCGCAGCCCTCGGCGCGACGCTCGACTCGGGCGGGCACGCGCTCTTCTACGAGCGACTCGGCGCCCACAAGACACTCGACCTGATCTACTCGGGTCGCCTCATGAGCGGCGACGAGGCCGTGGCATCCGGGTTGTTCTCCCGTGTCTTCCCCGACGACGATGTGCAGCAGGCTACGCAGGATGCCGCGGCGAAGGCCGCCCGCGGCGCCACGGCGGCGTTCTTGGCGAGCAAGCAGCTGATCGCCCGCATCCGTGACGAGCGTCTCGCCCTGTGGGATTCGGTCGCGATCGAGAACGCCGCGCAAGCCGCGCTCTGCGACACCGACGACTACCGCGAGGGCTTCGCCGCGTTCCAGCAGAAGCGGACGCCGGAGTTCACCGGGCGCTGA